A window from Pseudomonas alloputida encodes these proteins:
- a CDS encoding TonB-dependent receptor domain-containing protein, with product MKKLACTTILCAPTFLLAAERDDALKLPDVLISASRQVESRTATSAANTVFTRTDIDRLQPSSVTDLLSRVPGVQVAPTGGRGSLPGIFIRGTKAAQSLVLVDGVRIANATSGDSGLQFLDIDQIERIEVLRGSRSAVYGSDAIGGVIQIFTRRSNGPGLQPRLRMAAGSNQTFQRSLGLSGGNDSTRFNLGASLDETAGIDSTGPSFASDGDHDAYRNKALNLSLSHTFSERFEAGLNLLDSRGRREFDEPRGASPQVPYSNFAVSSIGSYLDAQVTEQWSTRFELAHSENRDESRDKLSHSSAPFNTYRDQATWQNNLALGEHNSLLLGSDWYEDRVHASEDFTEDSRWNHALFVQHRFHDEYFSTELGLRHDKNQQFGGQTTWSGSLTLPLNEANDVLLSYSEGFRAPTFNDLYFPGYNNPELKPEHSKSYELQWRSQLSKNSKLEASLYRTDLRDAIEYSERPENVGTARIDGFEIALSQEWNSWTSQLGLALIDPRNRENGHTLPRRARRTLNLDVDRQFDRFAVGATWQAVSSSYNDEGNSDPIAGYGIVGLRGSWVASRELTLDLKLDNLLGKQYSRVHYNHQGNDYGYREERRTWLLSITWTPAL from the coding sequence ATGAAAAAATTAGCCTGTACCACGATTCTCTGTGCCCCTACATTCCTTCTGGCCGCTGAGCGCGACGACGCCCTCAAACTCCCCGACGTGCTGATCAGCGCCAGCCGCCAGGTCGAATCGCGTACCGCCACCAGTGCAGCCAACACGGTTTTCACCCGCACCGACATCGACCGCCTGCAACCCTCCAGCGTCACCGACTTGCTCTCCCGCGTGCCGGGCGTGCAAGTGGCACCTACCGGTGGCCGTGGCAGCCTGCCGGGCATCTTTATCCGAGGCACCAAAGCCGCGCAAAGCCTGGTGCTGGTCGATGGCGTGCGCATCGCCAATGCCACTTCGGGCGACAGCGGCCTGCAGTTTCTGGACATCGACCAGATCGAGCGCATCGAAGTCCTGCGCGGCTCGCGCTCAGCGGTATACGGAAGCGATGCCATTGGCGGGGTGATCCAGATCTTCACCCGACGCAGCAATGGCCCCGGCCTGCAGCCACGCCTGCGCATGGCCGCCGGCAGCAACCAGACATTCCAACGCAGCCTGGGGCTTTCTGGCGGCAACGACTCGACCCGCTTCAACCTTGGCGCCAGCCTGGATGAAACTGCCGGTATCGACTCGACCGGGCCATCCTTCGCCAGCGATGGTGACCACGACGCCTACCGCAACAAGGCGTTGAACCTGAGCCTGAGCCACACCTTCAGTGAGCGCTTCGAGGCCGGCTTGAACCTGCTCGACAGCCGTGGTCGCCGCGAATTTGACGAGCCGCGCGGTGCAAGCCCTCAGGTGCCGTATTCGAACTTCGCTGTCAGCAGCATCGGCAGCTACTTGGATGCCCAGGTCACCGAGCAGTGGAGCACTCGGTTTGAGCTGGCCCACAGCGAAAACCGCGATGAAAGCCGAGACAAGCTCAGCCACTCAAGCGCACCTTTCAATACCTACCGCGACCAAGCAACTTGGCAGAACAACCTAGCCCTGGGTGAACACAACAGCCTGCTGTTGGGTAGCGACTGGTACGAAGACCGTGTCCATGCGAGTGAGGACTTCACGGAAGACAGCCGCTGGAATCATGCGCTGTTCGTCCAGCATCGCTTTCATGACGAATACTTTTCCACCGAGCTTGGCCTGCGCCACGACAAGAATCAACAGTTTGGTGGGCAGACCACCTGGAGCGGCAGCCTGACGCTACCGCTGAACGAGGCCAATGATGTGTTGCTGTCGTACAGCGAAGGTTTCCGCGCCCCCACCTTCAACGACCTTTACTTCCCCGGCTACAACAACCCGGAGCTCAAGCCCGAACACTCGAAAAGTTATGAGTTGCAATGGCGCAGCCAACTGAGCAAAAACAGCAAACTGGAGGCCTCGCTATACCGCACCGACCTGCGTGACGCGATCGAATACAGCGAACGACCCGAGAATGTCGGCACCGCGCGCATCGACGGTTTCGAGATAGCCCTGAGCCAAGAATGGAACAGTTGGACGTCTCAACTGGGCCTGGCACTGATCGACCCGCGCAACAGGGAGAATGGCCATACCCTACCTCGCCGAGCACGGCGCACCTTGAACCTGGACGTAGACCGCCAGTTCGACCGCTTCGCTGTTGGCGCTACCTGGCAGGCAGTCAGCAGCAGTTACAACGATGAAGGCAATAGTGACCCCATTGCAGGCTACGGCATCGTGGGCCTGCGCGGAAGCTGGGTAGCAAGCCGCGAGCTTACGCTCGACCTGAAGCTGGACAACCTGCTGGGAAAGCAGTACAGCCGCGTCCACTACAACCACCAGGGCAACGACTACGGCTATCGCGAAGAAAGACGCACTTGGCTCTTGAGCATCACCTGGACACCGGCGCTTTAG
- a CDS encoding substrate-binding periplasmic protein — protein sequence MALRTVLLAMLLSIAPWVTAAEGMPKQIHLVSEEWLDYTNADGTGVAWDVLRKVFEPAGVKVVTQSAPYSRAVGLVKRGEADAWVGSYKEENDDNLYPRWHFDMDHIYALGLASKPVPTLETIGKYRLAWVRGYDYGSYLPNVREFREIQRREGILPMLEHDRVDYYIDALTEVDYVLGQTSHPERFRRTHVAELPLYLAFARNDQAKALCELFDKRMKELIRSGELKPIFEHWKQPYPFSADSHPH from the coding sequence ATGGCCTTAAGGACTGTACTGCTGGCAATGCTGCTGAGTATTGCCCCGTGGGTGACGGCTGCCGAGGGCATGCCGAAACAGATCCATCTGGTTAGCGAGGAGTGGCTCGACTACACCAACGCCGACGGTACCGGGGTGGCCTGGGATGTGCTGCGCAAAGTGTTCGAGCCGGCCGGAGTCAAGGTGGTTACCCAGAGCGCGCCCTACAGCCGGGCGGTTGGCCTGGTCAAGCGCGGCGAGGCTGATGCCTGGGTTGGCTCGTACAAGGAAGAGAACGACGACAACCTGTACCCGCGCTGGCACTTCGACATGGACCATATCTATGCCCTGGGGCTGGCCAGCAAACCTGTGCCTACCCTGGAGACCATCGGCAAGTACCGGTTGGCCTGGGTGCGTGGTTATGATTACGGCAGCTACTTGCCCAATGTGCGCGAATTTCGCGAAATCCAGCGTCGCGAGGGCATTCTGCCGATGCTCGAACATGACCGGGTGGACTACTACATCGACGCACTGACCGAGGTCGACTACGTGCTCGGGCAAACCTCTCACCCGGAGCGTTTCCGCCGTACCCATGTGGCCGAGTTGCCGTTGTACCTGGCCTTTGCCCGTAACGACCAGGCCAAGGCTCTGTGCGAGCTGTTCGACAAGCGCATGAAGGAGCTGATACGTAGCGGCGAACTGAAGCCGATTTTCGAGCACTGGAAACAGCCCTATCCGTTCAGCGCGGACAGTCACCCACACTGA
- the dxs gene encoding 1-deoxy-D-xylulose-5-phosphate synthase has translation MPTTFQEIPRERPVTPLLDRADTPAGLRRLAEADLETLADELRQELLYTVGQTGGHFGAGLGVIELTIALHYVFDTPDDRLVWDVGHQAYPHKILTGRRNRMLSLRQKDGIAAFPRRSESEYDTFGVGHSSTSISAALGMAIAARLQNSARKSIAVIGDGALTAGMAFEALNHAQEVNADMLVILNDNDMSISRNVGGLSNYLAKILSSRTYASMREGSKKVLSRLPGAWEIARRTEEYAKGMLVPGTLFEELGWNYIGPIDGHDLPTMIATLRNMRDLKGPQFLHVVTKKGKGFAPAEIDPIGYHAITKLEPADKPAAPKKASGPKYSAVFGQWLCDMAAADNRLVGITPAMKEGSDLVDFSERYPERYFDVAIAEQHAVTLAAGMACEGSKPVVAIYSTFLQRAYDQLIHDVAVQNLDVLFAIDRAGLVGEDGPTHAGSYDLSYLRCIPGMLVMTPSDENELRKMLSTGHLYNGPAAVRYPRGTGPNAPISGDLQPLEIGKGVVRRQGEKVALLVFGVQLAEAMQVAEQINATVVDMRFVKPLDEALVLELAGSHELLVTIEENAIMGGAGAAVGEFLASQAVLKPLLHLGLPDIYVEHAKPAQMLAECGLDAAGIEASVKARMARLGL, from the coding sequence ATGCCCACGACGTTTCAAGAGATCCCCCGCGAACGCCCGGTCACGCCGTTGCTCGACCGCGCTGACACGCCTGCCGGCCTGCGCCGGTTGGCCGAAGCCGACCTGGAAACGCTGGCCGACGAACTGCGCCAGGAATTGCTCTACACCGTTGGGCAGACCGGTGGGCATTTTGGTGCCGGTCTGGGCGTCATCGAGCTGACCATCGCCCTGCACTACGTGTTCGACACCCCGGACGACCGGTTGGTGTGGGACGTGGGGCACCAGGCCTACCCGCACAAGATCCTCACCGGGCGCCGTAACCGCATGCTCAGCCTGCGCCAGAAGGACGGTATCGCGGCCTTCCCGCGCCGCAGCGAAAGCGAGTACGACACCTTTGGCGTTGGCCACTCCAGCACCTCGATCAGCGCCGCGCTGGGCATGGCCATTGCTGCCCGCTTGCAGAACAGCGCACGCAAGTCGATCGCGGTGATCGGTGATGGCGCGCTGACCGCCGGCATGGCATTCGAGGCGTTGAACCACGCCCAGGAAGTCAATGCCGACATGCTGGTGATCCTCAACGACAACGACATGTCGATTTCGCGCAATGTCGGCGGCCTGTCCAACTACCTGGCCAAGATCCTCTCCAGCCGCACCTACGCGAGCATGCGCGAAGGCAGCAAGAAAGTGCTGTCGCGGTTGCCAGGCGCCTGGGAAATTGCCCGTCGCACCGAGGAATACGCCAAGGGCATGCTGGTGCCAGGCACGCTGTTCGAAGAGCTGGGCTGGAACTACATCGGCCCGATCGACGGCCACGACCTGCCCACCATGATCGCCACCCTGCGCAACATGCGTGACCTGAAAGGCCCGCAGTTCCTGCATGTGGTGACCAAGAAGGGCAAAGGCTTCGCCCCTGCCGAGATTGACCCGATCGGCTACCACGCCATCACCAAGCTGGAGCCGGCCGACAAGCCCGCCGCGCCGAAGAAAGCCAGCGGCCCGAAATACTCCGCGGTGTTCGGCCAGTGGCTGTGCGACATGGCCGCCGCCGACAACCGCCTGGTGGGCATTACCCCGGCAATGAAGGAAGGCTCGGACCTGGTCGACTTCAGCGAGCGCTACCCTGAGCGCTACTTTGACGTTGCGATCGCAGAGCAGCATGCCGTGACCTTGGCGGCCGGCATGGCCTGCGAGGGCAGCAAGCCGGTGGTGGCGATCTACTCCACCTTCCTGCAGCGTGCCTACGACCAGCTGATCCACGACGTGGCGGTGCAGAACCTCGACGTGCTGTTCGCCATCGATCGCGCCGGCCTGGTCGGCGAGGACGGCCCGACCCACGCCGGCAGCTACGACCTGTCGTACCTGCGCTGCATCCCGGGCATGCTGGTGATGACCCCCAGCGACGAGAACGAACTGCGCAAGATGCTCAGCACCGGCCACCTGTACAACGGCCCGGCCGCTGTACGGTACCCGCGTGGTACCGGCCCGAATGCGCCGATCAGCGGAGACCTGCAACCACTGGAGATCGGCAAGGGCGTGGTCCGCCGCCAGGGCGAAAAAGTGGCCCTGCTGGTGTTCGGCGTACAACTGGCCGAGGCCATGCAAGTGGCCGAACAGATCAACGCCACGGTGGTCGACATGCGCTTCGTCAAGCCGCTGGACGAGGCGCTGGTGCTAGAGCTGGCAGGCAGCCATGAGCTGCTGGTAACCATCGAAGAGAACGCCATCATGGGTGGCGCGGGCGCTGCGGTGGGTGAGTTCCTTGCCAGCCAGGCAGTGCTCAAGCCGCTTCTGCACCTGGGGCTGCCGGATATCTATGTCGAGCATGCCAAGCCTGCGCAAATGCTGGCTGAGTGCGGGCTGGATGCGGCCGGGATCGAGGCTTCGGTGAAGGCCCGCATGGCCAGGCTCGGGCTCTAG
- a CDS encoding phosphatidylglycerophosphatase A family protein → MTDHPNQVPAEFVPPSVWRNPWHFIAFGFGSGTLPKAPGTWGSLVAIPFIPLWQLLPDWGYWLLLGVSMLFGFWLCGKVANDLRVHDHEGIVWDEIVGMWITLWLVPEGWQWLLAGFLMFRFFDILKPWPIRWIDRHVHGGVGIMLDDILAGVFAWLGMQVLVWAVA, encoded by the coding sequence GTGACCGATCACCCCAACCAGGTGCCTGCGGAGTTCGTTCCGCCTTCGGTCTGGCGCAATCCGTGGCACTTCATCGCCTTTGGCTTCGGTTCCGGCACTCTGCCCAAGGCCCCGGGTACCTGGGGCTCGCTGGTCGCCATACCGTTCATCCCCTTGTGGCAGCTGCTGCCCGACTGGGGCTACTGGTTGTTACTCGGCGTGAGCATGCTGTTTGGCTTCTGGTTGTGCGGCAAAGTTGCCAATGATTTGCGCGTACACGACCATGAAGGCATTGTCTGGGACGAGATTGTCGGCATGTGGATCACCCTCTGGCTGGTGCCGGAGGGCTGGCAGTGGCTGTTGGCAGGGTTCCTGATGTTCCGCTTCTTCGACATCCTCAAACCGTGGCCGATTCGCTGGATCGACCGCCATGTGCACGGGGGCGTCGGCATCATGCTCGACGATATCCTGGCCGGTGTGTTTGCCTGGCTGGGCATGCAGGTTCTGGTGTGGGCGGTTGCCTGA
- a CDS encoding cobalamin-binding protein, giving the protein MRLLPGLLALFACTVLAAEPLRVVSLAPSMSEIMLELQADDLLVGVLDGGERPAALRHLPSVGRQGQLDMERLLSLRPDLLLLWPGSVPPAQRDQLKRLGIATFSAEPHDISQLIEQIEAIAERVGRAKQGHSYARALRERLQQLRQQYRRDEPLQVFYQVWDRPLYTLGGRQVVTDALAVCGARNVFADLGQPAPQVNVESVLLRNPQVILAADEAQLASWKAWPQIRAVADGRLLVVPDKGLERPSGQMIEATARLCALLDAKAPVSR; this is encoded by the coding sequence ATGCGACTGCTACCTGGCCTGCTGGCGTTGTTCGCCTGCACCGTACTGGCTGCAGAACCGCTACGTGTCGTCAGTCTGGCCCCCTCGATGAGCGAGATCATGCTTGAGCTGCAGGCCGACGACCTGCTGGTGGGCGTGCTCGATGGCGGCGAACGGCCGGCTGCACTGCGCCACTTGCCTTCGGTCGGGCGCCAAGGGCAACTGGACATGGAGCGCCTGCTCAGCCTGCGCCCCGACCTGTTGCTGCTGTGGCCAGGCAGTGTGCCGCCGGCCCAGCGCGACCAACTCAAGCGCCTGGGTATCGCCACCTTCAGCGCCGAACCCCATGACATCAGCCAGCTGATCGAGCAGATCGAGGCCATTGCCGAGCGTGTCGGGCGTGCCAAGCAGGGTCATTCATACGCGCGAGCCCTGCGTGAGCGGCTGCAGCAGCTGCGCCAGCAGTATCGGCGTGACGAACCCTTGCAGGTGTTTTATCAAGTCTGGGATCGGCCGTTGTACACGCTCGGTGGCCGCCAGGTGGTGACCGACGCCCTGGCCGTGTGCGGGGCGCGCAATGTGTTCGCCGACCTTGGCCAGCCGGCGCCACAGGTGAATGTAGAGTCCGTGCTGCTGCGTAATCCGCAGGTCATCCTGGCCGCTGATGAGGCGCAACTGGCCAGCTGGAAGGCCTGGCCGCAGATTCGGGCGGTGGCTGATGGGCGTCTGCTGGTGGTGCCGGACAAAGGGCTGGAGCGCCCCAGCGGGCAGATGATCGAAGCCACCGCCCGCTTGTGTGCGTTGCTGGACGCTAAAGCGCCGGTGTCCAGGTGA
- the ribB gene encoding 3,4-dihydroxy-2-butanone-4-phosphate synthase — protein MFTQHHAQFPNVSAAIAAFQAGRPVLLLDDDDREDEADIIAAAENITLQTMAMMIRDCSGIVCLCLDEATVDELQLAPMVQNNQARHGTGFTVTIEAAEGITTGVSAQDRITTIDAALRSSAEQRHIVSPGHVFPLRARNGGVLTRRGHTEGSVDLARLAGLRPAAVLCELMNPDGSMARGEQVAVYARQYNLPVLTIEELARYREAMLEREAEPA, from the coding sequence ATGTTCACCCAGCACCACGCGCAATTCCCCAATGTTTCCGCCGCCATCGCCGCCTTCCAGGCCGGGCGCCCAGTACTGTTGCTCGACGATGACGACCGCGAGGACGAAGCGGACATCATTGCCGCCGCCGAGAACATTACGCTGCAGACCATGGCCATGATGATTCGCGATTGCAGCGGCATCGTCTGCCTGTGCCTGGACGAAGCCACCGTCGACGAACTGCAGCTGGCACCCATGGTGCAGAACAACCAGGCCCGCCACGGCACCGGTTTCACCGTCACCATCGAGGCGGCCGAAGGTATCACCACCGGGGTTAGCGCCCAGGACCGCATCACCACCATTGACGCAGCACTGCGTTCCAGCGCCGAACAGCGCCATATCGTCAGCCCGGGGCATGTTTTTCCGCTGCGCGCCCGCAATGGCGGGGTGCTGACACGCCGTGGGCATACCGAAGGTTCGGTGGACCTGGCGCGCCTGGCCGGCCTGCGCCCGGCAGCGGTCTTGTGCGAGCTGATGAATCCCGATGGCAGCATGGCCCGTGGTGAGCAGGTGGCGGTATATGCACGGCAGTACAATTTGCCGGTGCTGACCATCGAGGAGCTGGCGCGGTACCGTGAGGCAATGCTGGAACGGGAGGCAGAGCCGGCCTGA
- the ribA gene encoding GTP cyclohydrolase II, producing MPVVFVAASKLPTPFATFTMHGFLDEATGREHVVLSLGDIADGQPVLGRLHSECLTGDALFSQRCDCGSQLEAALQAIAREGRGVLLYLRQEGRGIGLLNKIRAYELQDGGADTVEANERLGFAADQRDYAICLPMLEHLGVKSLRLMTNNPRKVKALTDMNIVVAERVPLHTGHNPHNRYYLATKAGKLGHMLGNEHQGEVPQA from the coding sequence GTGCCCGTCGTCTTTGTTGCCGCCTCAAAACTCCCGACGCCCTTCGCGACCTTCACCATGCATGGCTTTCTCGACGAAGCCACAGGCCGTGAGCATGTGGTGCTCAGCCTGGGTGATATCGCGGACGGCCAGCCGGTACTGGGGCGCCTGCATTCCGAGTGCCTGACCGGCGATGCACTGTTCAGCCAGCGCTGCGACTGCGGCTCGCAGTTGGAAGCCGCGCTGCAGGCCATCGCCCGCGAAGGCCGTGGGGTGTTGTTGTACCTGCGTCAGGAAGGCCGTGGCATCGGCCTGCTGAACAAGATCCGCGCCTACGAGCTGCAGGATGGCGGCGCCGACACCGTCGAAGCCAACGAGCGCCTGGGCTTCGCTGCCGACCAGCGTGACTACGCCATATGCCTGCCGATGCTCGAGCACCTGGGCGTCAAGTCGCTGCGCCTGATGACCAACAATCCGCGCAAGGTCAAAGCCCTGACCGACATGAACATCGTGGTTGCCGAGCGTGTGCCGCTGCACACCGGGCATAACCCGCACAACCGCTACTACCTGGCGACCAAGGCCGGCAAGTTGGGCCACATGCTGGGCAACGAACACCAGGGCGAGGTGCCCCAGGCGTGA
- a CDS encoding exodeoxyribonuclease VII small subunit, translated as MARKKASLDFEQSLADLQALVERLENGELSLEESLAAFEQGIALTRDCQGALAQAEQKVQILLERDGELAAQPFDAEPEA; from the coding sequence ATGGCCCGCAAAAAAGCCTCCCTCGATTTCGAGCAATCCCTCGCAGACCTGCAAGCACTGGTCGAGCGCCTGGAGAACGGCGAGTTGTCGCTGGAAGAGTCGCTGGCCGCCTTTGAACAAGGCATCGCCCTGACCCGTGACTGCCAGGGCGCCCTGGCCCAGGCCGAACAGAAGGTGCAAATTCTGCTGGAGCGCGACGGCGAACTGGCTGCCCAACCCTTCGACGCGGAGCCGGAAGCATGA
- the ispA gene encoding (2E,6E)-farnesyl diphosphate synthase has protein sequence MIGTYQASCQARVDAALEPLFIAPSKELERLYAAMRYSVMNGGKRVRPLLAYAACEALGAPAEQANGAACAVELIHAYSLVHDDLPAMDDDDLRRGQPTTHKAFDEACAILAGDGLQSLAFSALLDPCLSPQIDSIRLAMVQVLAKAAGPAGMVGGQAIDLGSVGQKLDQQALEFMHRHKTGALIEASVRLGALASARAEPVQLDALQTYAQAIGLAFQVQDDILDVESDTATLGKRQGADIARDKPTYPALLGLEAAKAYAIELRDQALAALQGFGEKAEPLRALARYIVERRN, from the coding sequence ATGATTGGCACCTACCAGGCCAGTTGCCAGGCGCGCGTCGACGCAGCCCTCGAACCGCTGTTCATCGCCCCGAGCAAAGAGCTGGAACGCCTTTACGCCGCCATGCGCTACAGCGTGATGAACGGCGGCAAACGCGTGCGCCCGTTGCTGGCCTACGCGGCCTGCGAAGCCTTGGGCGCCCCGGCCGAACAGGCCAACGGTGCAGCCTGCGCGGTCGAGCTGATCCATGCTTACTCGCTGGTGCATGACGACCTCCCGGCCATGGACGACGACGACCTGCGTCGCGGCCAGCCGACCACCCACAAGGCGTTTGACGAAGCGTGCGCCATCCTTGCTGGCGACGGTTTGCAGAGCCTGGCTTTCAGTGCCCTGCTCGACCCTTGCCTGAGCCCTCAGATCGACAGCATTCGCCTGGCCATGGTTCAGGTGCTGGCCAAAGCTGCCGGCCCGGCCGGCATGGTTGGCGGCCAGGCCATCGATCTCGGTTCGGTGGGCCAGAAGCTGGACCAGCAGGCGCTGGAGTTCATGCACCGGCACAAGACCGGCGCGCTGATCGAAGCCAGCGTACGCCTCGGCGCCCTGGCAAGTGCCCGTGCCGAACCGGTGCAGCTGGATGCCCTGCAAACTTATGCACAGGCCATTGGCCTGGCATTCCAGGTGCAGGACGACATCCTCGACGTGGAAAGCGACACTGCTACCTTGGGCAAACGCCAAGGTGCAGACATAGCGCGTGACAAACCGACCTACCCGGCCCTGCTGGGCCTGGAAGCCGCCAAAGCCTATGCAATCGAACTGCGCGACCAGGCGCTGGCCGCACTGCAAGGGTTCGGCGAAAAGGCCGAGCCGCTGCGGGCCTTGGCGCGTTATATTGTCGAACGCCGTAACTAA
- a CDS encoding zeta toxin family protein has product MSSLYPFTDTDLHLAFRKVVDTLFDKKRDYVDGVLKPKMLIIAGAQGSGKTYLLEKTLLKSGRYDNYVRLYETHFRELHPHYRAMEDKGVLHVYEHTEPFIWRLGAMICTYAMENKYNIIMETALDSPHFADFPPDAALKGYQSEVHLIACQKEFSHWSTLDRVVNSVGNHELERVVSLTQIEEAQINGRSIIDAFENACIEVPGSEIVIYRRGLETDRNSLPVCHSTCPEKGRLVPQQTYQGREFFRGADLKIDFKVQRSPQADFPCSYIQYAQVVHAGLLGSKHRRTMAELNCKTLGQAQKLMSQLPVDVYRELCLYVLKYAQP; this is encoded by the coding sequence ATGTCCTCTCTCTATCCTTTTACCGATACCGATCTCCATCTCGCATTCAGAAAGGTCGTCGACACTTTGTTCGACAAGAAGCGCGACTACGTCGACGGCGTGCTCAAGCCCAAAATGCTCATCATTGCCGGTGCACAAGGCTCGGGTAAGACGTACTTGCTGGAAAAAACGCTGCTGAAGAGCGGGCGCTACGACAATTATGTTCGCCTTTACGAAACCCATTTTCGTGAACTGCACCCTCATTATCGGGCGATGGAAGACAAAGGCGTGCTGCATGTCTATGAGCATACCGAGCCGTTCATCTGGCGCCTGGGGGCAATGATTTGCACGTATGCGATGGAAAACAAATACAACATCATCATGGAGACCGCGCTCGACAGCCCTCATTTCGCTGATTTTCCACCTGATGCCGCCCTGAAGGGCTATCAGAGCGAGGTCCATCTGATTGCGTGTCAGAAAGAATTCAGCCACTGGTCGACCCTGGACCGTGTGGTCAACAGTGTTGGCAATCATGAGCTCGAGCGTGTGGTCAGCCTGACGCAGATCGAAGAGGCGCAAATCAATGGCAGGTCCATCATCGATGCTTTCGAAAACGCCTGTATCGAGGTACCGGGTTCCGAAATCGTGATCTATCGACGTGGCCTGGAGACGGACAGGAATAGCCTGCCGGTCTGTCACAGCACCTGTCCTGAAAAAGGGCGCCTCGTGCCCCAGCAGACCTACCAGGGCAGGGAATTCTTCCGCGGGGCAGACCTGAAGATCGACTTCAAGGTCCAGCGCAGTCCCCAGGCCGATTTCCCCTGTTCCTATATTCAGTATGCGCAGGTGGTGCATGCCGGCCTGCTGGGTTCGAAACACCGTCGGACGATGGCCGAACTCAATTGCAAAACCCTCGGCCAGGCTCAGAAGCTGATGTCGCAGCTGCCTGTGGATGTCTACCGCGAGCTGTGCCTGTACGTGCTCAAGTACGCGCAACCTTGA
- the thiL gene encoding thiamine-phosphate kinase has protein sequence MGEFELINHYFAAAPCAQGGEGVALGIGDDCALLDLPPGEQLAVSTDTLVAGVHFPAVCDPLLLGQRSLAVAASDLAAMGATAIGFTLALTLPDVGPDWLAAYADGLGRMAHRCRMSLIGGDTTRGPLSITVTVFGRVPAGQALRRSGARPGDLLCVGGSLGKAAGALPLVLGEREAPAAQAEPLLAHYWSPMPQLTLGALLRGKATAALDISDGLLADCGHIAKASGVALEVNLAQVPVSPALEAFLGREAALQAALTGGDDYVLAFTLPPEALAPLAGLGCIEVHIIGRVLEGQGVTLRDSQGQDITPVQRGYQHFRERP, from the coding sequence ATGGGTGAGTTCGAGCTGATCAACCATTACTTCGCCGCAGCGCCCTGTGCGCAGGGCGGCGAGGGCGTGGCGCTGGGTATCGGCGACGACTGCGCCCTGCTGGACCTTCCCCCCGGTGAGCAACTGGCGGTGTCGACCGACACCCTGGTCGCCGGGGTGCACTTTCCTGCTGTTTGCGATCCGTTGCTGCTTGGCCAGCGTTCGTTGGCTGTGGCGGCCAGTGACCTGGCAGCCATGGGCGCGACTGCAATCGGCTTCACCCTCGCACTGACCCTGCCTGACGTTGGCCCTGACTGGCTGGCGGCCTATGCCGACGGCCTTGGTCGCATGGCCCACCGTTGCCGCATGAGCCTGATCGGTGGTGACACCACGCGCGGCCCGTTGAGCATCACCGTGACCGTGTTCGGCCGCGTGCCGGCTGGCCAGGCCTTGCGCCGCAGCGGTGCAAGGCCGGGTGATCTGTTGTGTGTCGGTGGTTCGCTGGGCAAGGCCGCCGGTGCCTTGCCGCTGGTGCTGGGTGAGCGCGAGGCGCCTGCCGCGCAGGCCGAGCCGCTGCTGGCTCATTACTGGTCACCGATGCCGCAGCTCACCCTCGGGGCTCTGCTGCGTGGCAAGGCCACTGCGGCCCTGGACATTTCCGATGGCCTGCTCGCTGACTGCGGGCATATCGCCAAGGCCTCCGGCGTGGCGCTGGAGGTGAACCTGGCGCAGGTGCCAGTGTCTCCTGCCTTAGAGGCATTCCTCGGGCGCGAAGCGGCGTTGCAGGCAGCACTCACCGGTGGCGACGACTATGTACTGGCCTTCACCTTGCCGCCCGAAGCGCTGGCGCCCCTGGCTGGCCTCGGTTGCATCGAGGTACATATCATTGGTCGTGTGCTCGAAGGGCAGGGTGTGACCTTGCGCGACTCACAGGGCCAGGACATAACCCCCGTCCAGCGGGGCTATCAACACTTTAGGGAGAGACCGTGA